Below is a window of Fulvitalea axinellae DNA.
GCTGGAACTCGGGTACAAGATTCCTTACCTGTCCCTTTCAAAAGACATCGGACTGAACATCAATTACAAATACGGCAACAACAACAACATTGCCGTTGACACAAAGGACAATAAACGGATCTTCCACACTGGCGAAAGCCGTGATCTTTCGCAATACCACAACGTGAACATCGGCATTACGAAACGAAAAGGGTTTTACACAAACCATGAATTCTTTGCCGGGTATCACTATAACATTGTAAGCGATACGATTCTGAAACTAAACCCCAATTTCTTCCTCAACGGAAAACGGAACATTTCCTATTTGTTCGCCGGCTACCACCTTTCAATCAACAAGAAAGACGCTCACGCATATCCTCTCAATGGTTACGCTATGGATTTGTATGCCGAACACCGAGGGTTTGGAATCACTGGCGATGTACGCCAAAGCATTCTGGATTTCAGGGCCAGCAAATACTATTCCCTGGGAGGACCTTTCTACGCAAGTCATGCCGTAAAAGCGTATGTTTCTTTCCAAGAAAAACAACCGTACCCGCTAATGAAAGGAATCGGCTTCGACCCTTTCACCATACGAGGTTATGAACTTTACGTGATTCAGGGACAATATATCGGCTTGATTAAAAATGACCTGAAGGCCAAAATATGGGGCGCTAACGTGAATCTGGGTAAGGTCATGCCGATCGACCAATTCCGTGATTTCCACTTCACTTTTTACGGCAAGCTCTTCGCCGACGCCGGCTATGTCCAAGGACCAAACAACCAGGAAGACAAAGGAAACGATATGGTCAACAAAGCCCAATACAGCGTCGGTGCAGGCCTCGATTTCGTTTCGTGGTACGACACTGTACTTAGCTTGGAATACGCTTACACCGCAACGGGAATCTTAAAATGGGCATTGAGATTCAATGCCCGAATCTAAATCTTCGCACAACTACTGCACAAGCGCAATCTTCAAAATATCGCCGAAATATGCGGCGTAATGATAGTCGATTCCTTCTTTAACGTAATCGGGAAGCTCCTCGACATCGCGCTTGTTATCTTCAGGCACTATCAGCGTACGGATTCCGACACGGCTCGCCGCCAACGTTTTTTCGCGAACTCCGCCAATCGGCAACACCCGCCCTGTCAACGTTAATTCGCCCGTCATCGCTACATCGTTTCTGACCGGCTTGCCCGCCGCTAAAGAGTACAATGCCAAGGCCATCGTCACCCCAGCGGAAGGGCCGTCTTTCGGCGTTGCCCCTTCAGGAACGTGCAGGTGTACTTCATGCTTTTCGAAGAAATCGTTATCCTCATTTTCCTTCGAAAGAACGGAACGAGCATAGCTGTAAGCGATTTCCGACGATTCCGTCATTACTTCGCCCAATTGGCCCGTATGCTTGAACCTTGACCTTCCCGTCCGTATTCCCGTCGCTTCCACATACAGTGTGGCTCCGCCAAAAGCCGTATACGCCAAGCCCATCACTACGCCGGCCATTGGCTGTTCATATAGTTTTTCTTTAAGAAACAGCGGCTTGCCCAAATACTTCTCCACCTCAGCCTGACTGCCGACATTTACGCTAGTCACCAAGCCTTCACTCATTTCCAATCCCACTTTTCGGATAATCTTCCTCAAGGCTTTTTCCATATTCCGAACACCGGCTTCGCGGGCGTATTTGTCCACAATATAACGCATGGAATCCTCATTAATGGAAATTTCCTTTTCGGTCAATCCGTTTTCTTCCAGCTGTCGTGGCCAAAGGTACCGTTGCGCAATCTGAATTTTCTCATCCAAAACATAACCTGCCAAACGAATCACTTCCATCCTATCGATCAACGGCCGGGGAATGGTATCGAGCTGATTGGCCGTTGTGATAAACAATACTTTGGACAAATCGAATGCAACATCGAGGTAATGATCCAGAAACTCATGGTTTTGCTCAGGGTCCAACACTTCCAACAAGGCCGATGCCGGATCGCCTTGGTAGCTGGCGCCTATCTTGTCGATCTCGTCCAGCATAATTACGGGGTTGGCTGTCCCCACACGTTTCAGGCACTGGATAAACTTACCGGGCATCGCCCCGATATAAGTTCGGCGATGGCCTTTGATCTCGGCCTCGTCCCGCATTCCGCCGACAGAGAACCGAAAGAACTTACGGTCCAGCGCCCGGGCAATCGATTTGCCTACCGAAGTTTTACCCACACCCGGAGGGCCAACCAAACAGATAATGGAACCGGAAGCCGAACCCTTTCGAATCACCGTACTCAGGAACTCAAGAATCATATCCTTGACATCTTTGAGGCCGTAATGATCCTCGTCCAAAATCTTTCTGGCCTTGGGCAAATCCCCGTTATCTTCGGAATAAACTCCCCAGGGCAAATCCGTGAAGAGTTCTAAATAGTTTCTCGAAACGGCATATTCCGGCGACTCGACGTTCAGCAATTTTATCTTTGTCAGTTCGTCGTCCACAGCTTTTCTGGCCTCTTCGCTCAGCTTCAGCG
It encodes the following:
- the lon gene encoding endopeptidase La codes for the protein MEEENKNEEQKQPFDLEVVGKALPTELDILPVFPRPIFPEMRLPISFVGEENIRQLKEANEKRDGWIGLVLPKELGENNKVLSYHEYGCAAKLLKLVEISKDYAEVLLDTSKRFKMEKMMENGTNVRWKVEYYEETSDEPSQELRGYLMAISTEVKELIKYNSIFQEQLKMALSQFSFTYPGKMVDTIAYILSPDPAKLQEILEAYDLKARADLLLRLLKEDIEVAKLQEKISKGIDEKVTKQQREYFLREQLKAIKKELGMEKEDKESDIEKIESKLAALKLSEEARKAVDDELTKIKLLNVESPEYAVSRNYLELFTDLPWGVYSEDNGDLPKARKILDEDHYGLKDVKDMILEFLSTVIRKGSASGSIICLVGPPGVGKTSVGKSIARALDRKFFRFSVGGMRDEAEIKGHRRTYIGAMPGKFIQCLKRVGTANPVIMLDEIDKIGASYQGDPASALLEVLDPEQNHEFLDHYLDVAFDLSKVLFITTANQLDTIPRPLIDRMEVIRLAGYVLDEKIQIAQRYLWPRQLEENGLTEKEISINEDSMRYIVDKYAREAGVRNMEKALRKIIRKVGLEMSEGLVTSVNVGSQAEVEKYLGKPLFLKEKLYEQPMAGVVMGLAYTAFGGATLYVEATGIRTGRSRFKHTGQLGEVMTESSEIAYSYARSVLSKENEDNDFFEKHEVHLHVPEGATPKDGPSAGVTMALALYSLAAGKPVRNDVAMTGELTLTGRVLPIGGVREKTLAASRVGIRTLIVPEDNKRDVEELPDYVKEGIDYHYAAYFGDILKIALVQ
- a CDS encoding POTRA domain-containing protein, with translation MAKLAYSLTLILLLPCVALFGQSAPDKAIDSLEVSNVFILGNRKTKSEIILRELTLGKGQKVSVRKLKETLESDRQKVMNTRLFNSVKVDATDAGRGLIDIIVRLKERWYIFPSPIFRLADRNFNDWVENHNASFQRVDYGLDFRHYNFRGRNEKLKIKGQLGYTHKLELGYKIPYLSLSKDIGLNINYKYGNNNNIAVDTKDNKRIFHTGESRDLSQYHNVNIGITKRKGFYTNHEFFAGYHYNIVSDTILKLNPNFFLNGKRNISYLFAGYHLSINKKDAHAYPLNGYAMDLYAEHRGFGITGDVRQSILDFRASKYYSLGGPFYASHAVKAYVSFQEKQPYPLMKGIGFDPFTIRGYELYVIQGQYIGLIKNDLKAKIWGANVNLGKVMPIDQFRDFHFTFYGKLFADAGYVQGPNNQEDKGNDMVNKAQYSVGAGLDFVSWYDTVLSLEYAYTATGILKWALRFNARI